In a single window of the Anguilla rostrata isolate EN2019 chromosome 6, ASM1855537v3, whole genome shotgun sequence genome:
- the elovl1a gene encoding elongation of very long chain fatty acids protein 1a, producing MAIKMLQEAVANILNFHNYLVERTDARVKDYPLMQSPVRMTLILMGYVVVALYLGPRLMAKRKPFQLKEAMIIYNFSMVAFNAYIVYEFLMSGWGTTYTWRCDLCDPTSSPEALRMIRVAWLFYFSKYIELLDTMFFVLRKKHSQITFLHIFHHSFMPWTWWWGITLTPAGGMGSFHAMVNAVVHVIMYFYYGLAAAGPRFQKFLWWKKYMTAIQLTQFVLVSVHISQYYFMEKCDYQVPVFIHLIWIYGTFFFVLFSNFWVQAYIKGKRLPKQTEDTDGAKPNGTAGKVESNGVHTENGFAPHANGTADYGKVKEV from the exons ATGGCGATCAAAATGCTACAGGAAGCGGTTGCCAACATCTTGAATTTCCATAATTATCTCGTGGAGCGGACAG ATGCCAGGGTAAAGGACTACCCGCTGATGCAGAGCCCGGTACGAATGACTCTCATTCTCATGGGTTACGTCGTGGTAGCGTTGTATCTGGGGCCGCGCCTCATGGCTAAACGCAAGCCTTTCCAACTCAAAGAAGCCATGATCATCTATAACTTTTCGATGGTGGCCTTCAATGCCTATATTGTCTATGAG TTCTTGATGTCAGGATGGGGTACGACCTACACCTGGCGATGTGATCTGTGTGACCCCACAAGCAGCCCTGAAGCACTTAGA ATGATTCGGGTAGCCTGGTTATTCTACTTCTCTAAATATATAGAACTTTTGGACACg ATGTTCTTCGTTCTGCGTAAGAAACACAGCCAGATCACATTCCTGCACATTTTTCACCACTCCTTCATGCCTTGGACTTGGTGGTGGGGAATCACCTTGACACCTG CAGGGGGAATGGGCTCCTTCCACGCCATGGTCAACGCTGTCGTCCATGTTATTATGTACTTCTACTACGGCCTCGCTGCTGCTGGACCCAGATTCCAGAAATTTCTCTGGTGGAAAAAGTACATGACTGCAATACAGCTG aCCCAGTTTGTGCTGGTGTCCGTCCACATCTCCCAGTACTACTTCATGGAAAAGTGCGACTACCAGGTCCCCGTATTCATCCACCTCATCTGGATCTATGGCACCTTCTTCTTCGTGCTCTTCTCAAACTTCTGGGTACAGGCCTACATTAAAGGCAAGCGGCTACCCAAGCAGACCGAGGACACGGACGGCGCAAAGCCGAACGGGACTGCCGGCAAGGTCGAGTCGAACGGCGTCCACACGGAGAACGGGTTCGCGCCCCACGCAAACGGCACTGCCGACTACGGGAAAGTGAAGGAAGTCTGA